The following proteins come from a genomic window of candidate division WOR-3 bacterium:
- the malQ gene encoding 4-alpha-glucanotransferase gives MNERGCGVLLPIFSLPSPFGIGDFGGFAYKFVDILAENKIKFWQILPLNPVDKSGLFSPYMSYSAFAYNFLFISPYFLIKEDLLSKDILKKVPDFKENEVEYERIYDFKRVILDIAYYNFKKKNEEDKFLKFCRENDYWLNSYSLFTVLKNEFKTIWNEWESKIRDRSPEVIGKLERKYEREIEKVKFVQYIFYKQFITLKRYANKRGVKIIGDIPIYVSYDSADVWENPQIFKLDENKKPLYVSGVPPDYFSEKGQLWGNPVYDWDKLRERNFDFWVKRIFHNLKFYDYIRIDHFRGFVGYYQIPYGSEDARIGEWVKAPAREFFDFIFKKFGKFNLIAEDLGFITDDVVEIMKIYDIPGMRVFQFGFGDLNLNNPHLPHNYPEKSFGYTSTHDTNTLKGWFEKEIKDNIKKFILDYLNISSEDDIWNGIMKKMLFSRASVIIIPVYDILFLGEEARINKPGTKIGNWKWRMSLKLFEELKEKIKILKKLIEASNR, from the coding sequence ATGAATGAGAGGGGATGTGGTGTTTTACTTCCTATATTTTCATTACCTTCACCTTTTGGTATAGGAGATTTTGGTGGTTTTGCTTATAAATTTGTTGATATTTTAGCTGAAAATAAAATTAAATTCTGGCAGATTTTGCCTTTAAATCCAGTTGATAAATCTGGTCTTTTTTCTCCTTACATGAGTTATTCAGCCTTTGCTTACAATTTTTTATTTATTTCACCTTATTTTTTAATCAAGGAAGATTTATTAAGTAAAGACATACTGAAAAAAGTTCCTGACTTTAAGGAAAATGAAGTAGAATACGAAAGGATTTATGATTTTAAAAGAGTTATTTTAGATATTGCCTATTATAATTTCAAGAAAAAAAATGAAGAGGATAAATTTTTGAAATTTTGTAGAGAAAATGATTACTGGTTAAATTCTTATTCTTTATTTACTGTTTTAAAAAATGAATTTAAAACTATATGGAATGAGTGGGAAAGTAAAATAAGGGATAGGTCTCCTGAGGTGATTGGAAAACTGGAGAGGAAATATGAAAGGGAAATAGAAAAAGTAAAATTTGTTCAGTATATTTTTTATAAACAGTTTATAACTCTTAAAAGATATGCAAATAAAAGGGGAGTAAAAATAATAGGTGATATACCTATTTATGTCTCCTATGATAGTGCTGATGTCTGGGAGAATCCTCAAATTTTTAAACTTGATGAAAATAAAAAACCTCTTTATGTTTCAGGAGTTCCGCCTGATTATTTTTCTGAAAAAGGTCAATTATGGGGGAATCCAGTTTATGATTGGGATAAATTAAGGGAGAGAAATTTTGATTTCTGGGTTAAAAGGATTTTTCATAATTTAAAATTTTATGATTATATAAGAATAGACCACTTTAGAGGTTTTGTTGGTTATTATCAGATTCCTTATGGAAGTGAGGATGCAAGGATTGGTGAGTGGGTAAAGGCTCCTGCAAGAGAATTTTTTGATTTTATTTTTAAAAAATTTGGTAAGTTTAATTTAATTGCAGAAGATCTTGGTTTTATAACTGATGATGTTGTTGAGATTATGAAAATTTATGATATTCCTGGAATGAGGGTTTTTCAATTTGGTTTTGGAGATTTAAATTTAAATAATCCCCATTTACCCCATAATTATCCTGAAAAATCCTTTGGATACACCTCAACTCATGATACAAATACCTTAAAAGGTTGGTTTGAGAAGGAAATAAAAGATAATATAAAAAAATTTATTTTAGATTATCTTAATATTTCCTCAGAAGATGATATCTGGAACGGGATAATGAAAAAGATGCTTTTTTCAAGAGCAAGTGTTATAATAATTCCTGTTTATGATATTTTATTTCTTGGTGAAGAGGCAAGAATTAATAAACCGGGGACAAAAATTGGTAACTGGAAATGGAGAATGAGTTTAAAACTTTTTGAGGAATTGAAAGAAAAAATTAAAATTTTAAAAAAATTGATTGAAGCTTCAAATAGATAA
- a CDS encoding glucose-1-phosphate adenylyltransferase, whose amino-acid sequence MREFNHLKIITLILAGGKGERLYPLTKFRTKPAVPFGGKYRIIDFVLSNLTNSGFLSIYVLTQYKAQSLTEHIEQGWQLGSALRRRNFFITIAPAQMWMGEEWYKGTADAVYQNFHLLSNFDPDIVLVFAADHVYKMDVSQMLRFHLEKDADFTVCGIPVTTQDISHYGIICSDNENRVCGFWEKPKTLPPELKDKKLFISMGNYIFRREFLEEILIEDSRDEKSSHDFGKDILPKVYKNSRVFIYDFSQNKIRGEEFNYWRDVGTIKEYYEANMDLLKIPPPLNLWNPHWTIGTVSFKDPPCFIEKNAEVYNSIIAEGTRIFKGAKVINSVIGRNCIIEENAIIEDSIIHYGVKIRKKSIVKKCIIDKFVEIEKETNVWEDKKENYEIRDNILIIPSPPPSMRTSKIS is encoded by the coding sequence ATGAGGGAGTTTAATCATTTAAAAATAATCACACTTATTTTAGCAGGAGGAAAGGGTGAAAGACTTTACCCTTTAACAAAATTCAGAACAAAGCCAGCAGTTCCTTTTGGTGGAAAATATAGGATTATTGATTTTGTGCTCTCCAATTTAACAAATTCAGGTTTCCTTTCTATATATGTTTTAACACAGTATAAAGCACAGAGTTTAACAGAACATATTGAACAGGGTTGGCAGCTTGGAAGTGCCTTAAGAAGAAGGAATTTCTTTATAACAATTGCTCCTGCACAAATGTGGATGGGTGAAGAGTGGTATAAAGGAACAGCAGATGCTGTTTATCAAAATTTTCATTTACTTTCAAACTTTGACCCTGATATAGTTCTTGTTTTTGCAGCAGATCATGTTTATAAAATGGATGTTTCTCAAATGTTAAGGTTTCACCTTGAAAAGGATGCAGATTTTACAGTATGTGGTATTCCTGTCACAACTCAAGATATATCTCATTATGGAATAATATGCTCTGATAATGAAAACAGAGTTTGTGGATTCTGGGAAAAGCCGAAAACTTTACCCCCTGAATTAAAAGATAAAAAATTATTTATATCTATGGGTAATTATATTTTTAGAAGGGAATTTCTTGAAGAAATTTTAATTGAAGATTCAAGGGATGAAAAAAGTTCTCATGATTTTGGTAAAGATATTTTGCCTAAAGTTTACAAAAATTCAAGGGTATTTATATATGATTTCTCACAAAACAAAATAAGAGGTGAAGAATTTAACTACTGGCGTGATGTAGGAACAATAAAGGAATATTATGAAGCAAACATGGATTTATTAAAAATTCCTCCTCCTTTAAATTTATGGAATCCACACTGGACAATAGGAACTGTAAGCTTTAAAGATCCACCTTGTTTTATAGAAAAAAATGCAGAAGTTTATAATTCAATAATTGCAGAAGGAACAAGAATATTTAAAGGTGCAAAAGTTATAAATTCAGTAATTGGTAGAAATTGTATTATAGAAGAAAATGCTATTATTGAAGATTCAATAATTCATTATGGAGTAAAAATAAGAAAAAAAAGTATTGTTAAAAAATGCATAATTGATAAATTTGTGGAAATTGAAAAAGAAACTAATGTTTGGGAAGATAAAAAAGAAAACTATGAAATAAGGGATAACATTCTAATAATTCCATCCCCTCCACCATCTATGAGAACAAGTAAAATTTCTTAA
- a CDS encoding glycoside hydrolase family 57 protein: MKDINLSILWHLHQPSYFLLEPEREYFFFPWVFIHAIREYYDMGRILVDTPQNVKVTFNITPTLWYQIKKYLEKDVSCLWLNIFKKDPSQMENDEKIFVLRNFFSLNYEKQIKPYERFNYLFIKRGNILGLEKKIKFFSNNELRDIMFYFIYSSISEIKKEENKILKELGEKKENYSEEDKKEILKICFEIIEELVKIYKELIENKKVLLTTSPFSHPILPLIIESKSFEISSPHIKERMVEFSHTEDAEMHIDLALSYMRKEFNTEIKGIWPSEGSVSDKTLDLFIRKKIQFTMTDEGILERSINIPLREKPWEIRDELYKPYIYRGKEGEILLFFRDRVLSDKIGFVYKNLKSEEAVSDFVNYLENLRRKGKNLWVTVILDGENPWIHYEKGGILFLRKFYETLSQKDFIVFSTFEQGFDFKDKGVLERIHPGSWIRSDFTTWMGDDEKNEGWTILKKVREDIGRDFLKNEKSMYSMLFAEGSDFFWWLGYDNPTFYAPEFDILFREHLKNVYKNLGKKYPDFLNNPIKKEIHKNFLKNISGFIYPVIDGKITNFYEWANAGTIDLDIEHKCILKFLYFGWDEEKNFCLRIDAKKNFNEIFEEGYKILIAIKSDNFEKIFKFEKDNLPYDLEFKADKIFELRIKNLYNNIYLFLAIENKNVCRHPIYGYYLIEKKEEDYNFV, encoded by the coding sequence ATGAAAGATATAAACCTTTCTATTCTCTGGCACCTTCATCAACCTTCATATTTTCTTCTTGAACCTGAAAGGGAATATTTTTTCTTTCCATGGGTATTTATTCATGCAATAAGGGAGTATTATGATATGGGGAGAATTTTAGTTGATACACCTCAAAATGTGAAGGTTACTTTTAACATAACCCCCACTCTCTGGTATCAGATAAAAAAATATTTAGAAAAAGATGTTTCCTGTTTATGGCTTAATATTTTTAAAAAGGACCCTTCTCAAATGGAAAATGATGAAAAAATTTTTGTTTTGAGGAATTTTTTTTCTCTAAATTACGAGAAACAGATTAAACCTTATGAGAGATTTAATTACCTTTTTATAAAAAGGGGGAACATTCTAGGACTTGAGAAAAAAATAAAATTTTTTTCAAATAATGAATTAAGGGATATAATGTTTTATTTTATATATTCAAGTATTTCTGAAATTAAAAAAGAGGAAAATAAAATTTTAAAGGAACTCGGAGAAAAAAAAGAAAATTATTCTGAAGAGGACAAAAAAGAAATTTTAAAAATATGCTTTGAAATAATTGAAGAACTTGTTAAAATTTATAAAGAACTTATTGAAAATAAAAAAGTTTTATTAACAACATCCCCCTTTTCACATCCAATTCTTCCCCTTATAATAGAAAGTAAGTCCTTTGAAATATCATCACCTCATATTAAAGAAAGAATGGTTGAATTTTCCCATACAGAGGATGCAGAAATGCATATAGATCTTGCTTTATCTTACATGAGAAAAGAATTCAATACAGAAATTAAAGGTATATGGCCTTCTGAAGGTAGTGTATCAGACAAAACCCTTGATTTATTTATTAGAAAAAAAATTCAATTTACAATGACTGATGAGGGTATTCTTGAAAGGAGTATAAATATACCTTTAAGAGAAAAGCCTTGGGAAATAAGAGATGAACTCTATAAACCTTACATTTACAGGGGGAAAGAAGGTGAAATTCTTTTATTTTTTAGAGATAGAGTTTTATCTGACAAGATAGGTTTTGTTTATAAAAATCTTAAGTCAGAGGAAGCAGTTTCAGATTTTGTTAATTACCTTGAAAATTTAAGAAGAAAAGGGAAGAATTTATGGGTAACAGTAATTCTTGACGGAGAAAATCCTTGGATTCATTATGAGAAAGGGGGGATTTTGTTTTTAAGAAAGTTTTATGAAACACTCTCCCAAAAAGATTTTATTGTTTTTTCAACTTTCGAGCAAGGTTTTGATTTTAAGGATAAGGGAGTTTTAGAGAGAATTCATCCAGGTTCATGGATAAGAAGTGATTTTACCACATGGATGGGGGATGATGAGAAAAATGAAGGTTGGACTATCTTAAAAAAAGTAAGAGAGGATATTGGAAGAGATTTTCTAAAAAATGAAAAATCTATGTATTCAATGCTTTTTGCAGAGGGTAGTGACTTTTTCTGGTGGCTTGGTTATGATAATCCTACATTTTATGCTCCAGAGTTTGATATTTTATTTAGAGAACATTTAAAAAATGTTTACAAAAATTTAGGTAAAAAATACCCTGATTTTCTTAATAATCCAATTAAAAAGGAAATTCATAAAAATTTCTTGAAGAATATTTCAGGATTTATATATCCTGTTATTGACGGTAAAATAACAAATTTTTATGAATGGGCAAATGCAGGTACTATTGACCTGGATATAGAACATAAATGTATTTTAAAGTTTCTTTACTTTGGATGGGATGAAGAGAAAAATTTCTGTTTAAGAATTGATGCAAAAAAGAATTTTAATGAAATTTTTGAGGAAGGTTATAAAATTTTGATTGCTATAAAGTCAGATAACTTTGAAAAAATTTTTAAATTTGAAAAAGATAATTTACCTTATGACCTTGAATTTAAGGCAGATAAAATTTTTGAATTAAGAATAAAAAATCTTTATAATAATATATATCTCTTTTTGGCTATTGAAAATAAAAATGTATGCAGACATCCTATATACGGTTACTATCTGATTGAAAAAAAAGAAGAAGATTATAATTTTGTTTAA
- a CDS encoding V-type ATP synthase subunit A, producing the protein MEKPVITRISGALVVAKNMRGARMNEIVRVGNEGLVGEIIRLKEDLAFIQVYEDTSGLFVGEPVERTGESLSVELGPGLLTTAFDGVQRPLQVLRDKVGDFIKRGVVANALDRNKKWDFEPLLKKGDEVWPGRIIGEVQETQSIRHRILVPPNVKPSRIKEIKSGSFTVEDVVCILEDGTELKLYHRWPVRVPRPFRKRMGPEKPLITGQRVLDFFFPIALGGNAAIPGGFGTGKTVTEQTLAKCSLVEVVIYIGCGERGNEMTEVLIEFPELDDPFHKGAPLMDRTILVVNTSNMPVAAREASIYVGITLAEYYRDMGYNVLLLADSTSRWAEALREISSRLEEMPGEEGYPPYLAAKLAAFYERTGRVIPLAGDEYEGSVTAVGAVSPPGGDFSEPVTQSTLRVVGALWALDTALAYRRHYPAINWLRSYTLYFELMEKWFRENVAPDFPELRRWAGEVLQKNAELEEIVQLVGPDALEDHERLLLETGRIIRDGFLQQSAFDEVDYTCPLEKQYGMMKVIQKFYLTGEKALKEEIEIEKILNPELIDRIIRLKEKPLEEFKTEKELVEKEIENLLLKEKVAL; encoded by the coding sequence ATGGAAAAACCTGTAATTACAAGGATTTCGGGTGCTCTTGTAGTTGCTAAAAATATGCGTGGTGCAAGAATGAATGAAATTGTTAGAGTGGGAAACGAAGGTCTTGTAGGAGAAATTATAAGACTTAAAGAAGACCTTGCCTTTATTCAGGTTTATGAAGATACTTCAGGACTTTTTGTAGGTGAACCTGTTGAAAGAACTGGAGAATCCTTATCTGTAGAACTTGGTCCAGGTCTTTTAACCACAGCTTTTGATGGTGTTCAAAGACCTTTGCAGGTTCTAAGAGATAAGGTTGGAGATTTTATTAAAAGAGGTGTTGTGGCAAATGCTCTTGATAGGAATAAAAAATGGGATTTTGAGCCTTTATTGAAAAAGGGAGATGAAGTTTGGCCAGGAAGAATAATAGGAGAGGTACAGGAGACGCAGAGTATAAGACATAGAATTTTAGTTCCACCCAATGTCAAACCTTCAAGAATTAAGGAAATTAAAAGTGGTTCTTTTACAGTTGAAGATGTTGTATGTATTCTTGAAGATGGAACTGAATTAAAACTATATCACAGGTGGCCAGTCAGGGTTCCAAGACCTTTTAGAAAAAGAATGGGACCTGAGAAACCTTTAATAACAGGACAGAGGGTTCTTGACTTTTTCTTTCCTATTGCTCTTGGTGGGAATGCTGCAATACCTGGTGGTTTTGGAACTGGAAAAACTGTTACAGAGCAGACACTTGCAAAATGTTCTCTTGTTGAAGTTGTTATATATATTGGTTGTGGAGAAAGAGGTAATGAGATGACTGAAGTTCTTATTGAATTCCCTGAACTTGATGATCCCTTCCATAAGGGTGCTCCACTTATGGATAGAACTATTTTAGTTGTAAACACATCAAATATGCCAGTTGCAGCAAGAGAGGCATCAATTTATGTTGGAATAACCCTCGCTGAGTATTATAGAGACATGGGTTATAATGTTTTATTGCTTGCAGACTCAACTTCAAGATGGGCTGAGGCTTTAAGGGAAATATCTTCAAGACTTGAAGAAATGCCTGGAGAAGAAGGTTATCCCCCCTATCTTGCTGCAAAACTTGCTGCTTTTTATGAAAGAACAGGTAGGGTTATTCCTCTTGCAGGTGATGAATATGAAGGTTCTGTTACTGCTGTTGGTGCTGTATCCCCTCCTGGTGGAGATTTTTCTGAACCTGTTACCCAGAGCACATTGAGAGTTGTAGGTGCTTTGTGGGCACTTGATACTGCACTTGCATATAGAAGACATTATCCAGCTATAAACTGGTTAAGGTCATATACCCTTTATTTTGAACTAATGGAAAAATGGTTCAGGGAAAACGTTGCTCCTGATTTTCCTGAATTAAGAAGATGGGCAGGAGAAGTTTTACAGAAGAATGCTGAACTTGAAGAAATTGTCCAGCTTGTTGGTCCTGATGCTCTTGAAGATCATGAAAGGTTATTACTTGAAACTGGAAGAATAATAAGGGATGGATTCTTACAGCAGAGTGCCTTTGATGAAGTGGATTATACCTGTCCCCTTGAAAAACAGTATGGTATGATGAAAGTTATTCAGAAGTTCTATTTAACAGGTGAAAAGGCTTTGAAAGAAGAAATAGAAATTGAGAAAATTTTGAATCCTGAACTTATTGATAGGATTATAAGATTAAAGGAAAAACCATTGGAGGAATTTAAAACAGAAAAAGAGCTGGTTGAGAAAGAAATTGAAAATCTTCTGTTAAAAGAAAAAGTAGCCCTTTAG
- the glgB gene encoding 1,4-alpha-glucan branching protein GlgB: MFSLFTDYDIYLFKKGSHYKLYEKLGSHVIKVNGKYITYFAVWAPNAEKVYVVGEFNNWEPERNPLFVRWDGSGIWEGIVEKDLNGSLYKYFIVSKFNNYSAYKQDPFAFCFEEPPRTASIVWRLDYKWNDEEWLKERKKINHHEAPISIYEVHLGSWKKKNGKFFNYREIAPLLCEYVKELGFTHIEFLPLMEHPFYGSWGYLVTGYFAPTSRYGKPEDLMFLIDYLHKNKIAVFLDFVPSHFSKDDFALSFYDGTNLYEHMDRRKGWHPDWDSLIFNYGRNEVKSFLISSACFWLDKYHADGLRVDAVASMLYLDYSRKEGEWIPNIYGGRENLEAIDFLKEMNSYLYREFEGIHTVAEESTSWPKVSRRVDEGGLGFGMKWNMGWMHDTLFYFSKDPIYRKYHHDKITFSIWYAFSENFILPLSHDEVVHGKGSLLNKMPGDTWQKFANLRLLYGYMYAHPGKKLLFMGNEIGEDREWNHDSEINFSLLNNHYNNSLFNFVKKLNEIYKKEKCFHETDFYSEGFEWIDFNDREQSVISFIRKDKKGDFILVVCNFTPVVRYNYRIGVPKKGKYFEILNSDDTNFGGSGVKNGEIYSQDIPFHGRNYSIELTLPPLAVLYLKNE; encoded by the coding sequence ATGTTTTCTCTTTTCACTGATTATGATATTTATTTATTTAAAAAAGGCTCACATTATAAACTTTATGAAAAACTTGGCTCACATGTTATAAAGGTAAATGGGAAATATATAACCTATTTTGCAGTATGGGCTCCTAATGCTGAAAAAGTTTATGTAGTAGGTGAATTCAATAATTGGGAACCAGAAAGAAATCCACTTTTTGTTAGATGGGATGGTTCTGGAATATGGGAGGGAATAGTTGAAAAAGATTTGAATGGATCCCTTTATAAATATTTTATTGTATCAAAGTTTAATAATTATTCAGCTTACAAACAGGACCCTTTTGCTTTTTGTTTTGAGGAACCACCGCGAACAGCTTCCATTGTATGGAGACTGGATTATAAATGGAATGATGAGGAATGGTTAAAGGAGAGAAAAAAAATAAATCATCATGAAGCCCCTATTTCGATATATGAGGTTCATCTTGGCTCATGGAAAAAAAAGAACGGTAAATTTTTTAATTACAGGGAAATAGCCCCTTTACTCTGTGAATATGTGAAAGAACTTGGATTTACCCATATTGAATTTTTACCTTTAATGGAACATCCTTTTTATGGATCATGGGGATATTTAGTAACAGGATATTTTGCTCCCACTTCAAGGTACGGAAAACCAGAAGATTTGATGTTTTTGATAGATTATTTACATAAGAATAAAATTGCAGTTTTTCTTGATTTTGTTCCCTCACATTTTTCAAAAGATGATTTTGCATTGTCTTTTTATGACGGAACTAATCTCTATGAGCATATGGATAGAAGAAAAGGATGGCATCCTGACTGGGATAGTTTGATTTTTAATTATGGAAGAAATGAAGTTAAGTCTTTTTTAATTTCAAGTGCCTGTTTCTGGCTTGATAAATACCATGCAGATGGTTTAAGGGTGGATGCAGTAGCTTCAATGCTTTATCTTGATTATTCAAGAAAAGAAGGTGAATGGATTCCAAATATTTATGGAGGTAGAGAAAATCTTGAAGCCATTGATTTTTTAAAAGAAATGAATTCTTACCTTTATAGAGAATTTGAGGGGATCCACACAGTCGCTGAAGAATCAACTTCCTGGCCTAAAGTTTCAAGAAGGGTTGACGAAGGAGGACTTGGTTTTGGAATGAAATGGAACATGGGATGGATGCATGATACTCTTTTTTATTTTTCAAAGGATCCAATTTATAGAAAATATCATCACGATAAAATAACTTTCAGTATATGGTATGCTTTTTCTGAAAATTTTATATTGCCTTTATCCCATGATGAAGTTGTCCATGGAAAGGGTTCACTTTTGAATAAGATGCCAGGTGATACTTGGCAAAAGTTTGCCAATTTAAGACTTTTGTATGGTTATATGTATGCTCATCCTGGAAAAAAACTTCTTTTTATGGGAAATGAAATCGGTGAGGATAGAGAATGGAATCATGATTCTGAAATTAATTTTTCTTTACTTAATAATCATTATAACAACTCTCTTTTTAATTTTGTTAAGAAGTTAAATGAAATTTATAAGAAAGAAAAATGTTTTCATGAAACTGATTTTTATTCAGAAGGTTTTGAATGGATTGATTTTAACGATAGAGAACAAAGCGTTATAAGTTTTATAAGAAAGGATAAAAAGGGTGATTTTATTCTTGTTGTATGTAATTTTACCCCTGTTGTTAGATATAATTACAGAATCGGAGTTCCTAAAAAGGGAAAATATTTTGAGATTCTAAACAGTGATGATACAAATTTTGGAGGAAGTGGTGTTAAAAATGGTGAAATTTATTCACAAGATATTCCCTTTCACGGAAGAAATTATTCAATAGAATTAACTTTACCTCCACTTGCTGTTTTATACTTAAAAAATGAATGA
- a CDS encoding glycogen/starch synthase yields the protein MKIAYFSAEVYPFSKVGGLADVAGSLPIFIKNKGINIIVLSPYYSKFIKEKNFKIKEKVELKVEFDNKNLITEWIHISYKNVSFYLLKYEEYFGRDYIYVPSSGEDEKQYKRFALFSYASLLFLKKINFKPDIIHINDWHTSFIPLYIKRKFNRDEFFKEIKILLTIHNLSYQGIYEKKVLKEIGFDEEIKEIESNGNINFLKAGILFSDYINTVSKSYSEEILTPQFGCGLDEILKSKKNKIYGILNGIDYEEWNPEKDKDIYKNYSIKDFKEGKEINKKKLREEFNLKDDNSILIGMVSRLTYQKGIDLLIESFNEFFKRELQFILLATGEKRYEDKVKEFEVKYKEKFRFLPKFDLILAKKIYAGSDLFLIPSIFEPCGLTQMISMRFGTIPFGFKTGGLKDSIKDYEEGGYGFLFDEYKKEKFIEKLDKIISVFKDKEKWNKLIEECMRKDFSWENSAKEYIKLYERIKYEGV from the coding sequence ATGAAAATTGCCTATTTCTCTGCAGAAGTTTATCCCTTTTCAAAAGTTGGTGGACTTGCAGATGTGGCAGGTTCACTTCCTATTTTTATAAAAAATAAAGGAATTAACATAATAGTTTTATCGCCTTATTACTCAAAATTTATTAAAGAAAAAAACTTTAAAATCAAGGAAAAAGTAGAACTGAAGGTAGAATTTGATAATAAAAATTTAATAACAGAATGGATTCATATTTCCTATAAAAATGTTTCCTTTTACCTTTTAAAATATGAGGAATATTTTGGAAGAGATTATATTTATGTGCCCTCATCAGGTGAAGATGAAAAACAGTATAAGAGATTCGCTCTATTTTCTTATGCATCCCTTTTATTTTTAAAAAAAATTAACTTTAAACCCGATATAATTCATATAAATGACTGGCACACTTCTTTTATACCTCTATATATAAAAAGAAAATTTAATAGAGATGAATTTTTTAAAGAAATAAAAATTTTGCTTACAATTCATAACCTTTCCTATCAGGGGATTTATGAGAAAAAAGTTTTGAAGGAAATTGGATTTGATGAAGAAATAAAAGAAATAGAAAGTAACGGAAATATCAATTTCTTAAAAGCAGGAATTTTATTTTCTGATTATATAAACACAGTAAGCAAAAGCTATTCTGAGGAAATATTAACTCCTCAGTTTGGATGCGGACTTGATGAAATTTTAAAAAGTAAGAAAAATAAAATTTATGGAATATTAAACGGTATAGATTACGAGGAATGGAACCCAGAAAAAGATAAGGATATTTATAAAAATTATAGTATCAAAGATTTTAAGGAAGGAAAGGAAATAAATAAGAAAAAGTTAAGGGAAGAATTTAATTTAAAAGATGATAACTCAATTTTAATAGGAATGGTATCAAGATTAACATATCAAAAGGGAATAGATTTACTTATTGAATCTTTCAATGAATTTTTTAAAAGAGAACTCCAATTTATTTTACTTGCAACAGGAGAAAAGAGATATGAGGATAAAGTAAAGGAATTTGAAGTTAAGTATAAAGAAAAGTTCAGATTTTTACCAAAATTTGATTTAATCCTTGCCAAAAAAATTTATGCAGGCTCAGATCTTTTCTTAATTCCATCTATATTTGAACCCTGTGGTCTTACACAAATGATATCAATGAGATTTGGAACAATTCCTTTTGGTTTTAAAACAGGGGGGCTAAAAGATTCAATCAAAGATTATGAAGAAGGAGGATATGGTTTTTTATTTGATGAATATAAAAAGGAAAAATTTATTGAAAAACTTGATAAAATTATTTCGGTTTTTAAAGATAAAGAAAAATGGAATAAATTAATAGAGGAATGCATGAGAAAGGACTTTTCCTGGGAAAATTCAGCGAAGGAGTATATAAAATTATATGAAAGAATAAAATATGAGGGAGTTTAA
- the galT gene encoding galactose-1-phosphate uridylyltransferase: protein MPELRYDPIRWRWTIISPERGLRPKDFQREKEEIPPKDTCPFCEGNEDKTPKEVFSIRKEGTQRDKPGWKVRVVPNKFPALRIEGELMRKGVGLFDHVSGIGAHEVIIETPNHETQLQDMNHDDIKNVLIAFKERYIDLTKDIRFRYILIFKNYGKDAGASLYHSHSQLIATPIIPLAVVAELEAAKEHYKRKERCIFCDLIDQEVSLGERIVYKTEKFLVWCPYASSFPFETWIFPLKHSHDFTLMDNEEIKDLSIVLKDVLLRIKLLLNDPPYNFVIHTSPVIRPRPGRPYYWETIHLDYHFHIEIIPRITYIAGFEWGSGFYINPISPEEAARYLREVK from the coding sequence ATGCCTGAATTAAGATATGACCCTATAAGATGGAGGTGGACCATAATTTCTCCTGAAAGAGGTTTAAGACCAAAAGATTTTCAAAGAGAAAAAGAAGAGATACCCCCAAAGGATACATGTCCTTTCTGTGAAGGAAATGAGGATAAAACCCCGAAGGAGGTTTTTTCTATAAGAAAAGAGGGAACACAAAGAGATAAACCAGGTTGGAAAGTGAGGGTTGTTCCTAATAAATTTCCAGCTTTAAGAATTGAGGGAGAACTAATGAGAAAGGGAGTTGGGCTTTTTGATCATGTTTCAGGAATAGGTGCCCATGAGGTAATCATTGAAACACCTAACCATGAAACTCAACTTCAAGATATGAATCATGATGATATAAAAAATGTGCTTATAGCCTTTAAAGAAAGATATATAGATTTAACAAAAGATATAAGATTCAGATACATTTTAATTTTTAAAAATTACGGAAAGGATGCTGGTGCTTCTTTATATCATTCTCATTCTCAACTTATTGCGACTCCTATAATTCCTCTTGCAGTGGTTGCAGAACTTGAGGCAGCAAAGGAACATTATAAAAGAAAGGAAAGATGTATATTCTGTGATTTAATTGACCAGGAAGTTTCTTTAGGTGAAAGAATTGTATACAAAACTGAAAAATTTTTAGTCTGGTGCCCTTATGCTTCTTCTTTTCCTTTTGAAACATGGATTTTCCCTTTAAAACACAGTCATGATTTTACTTTGATGGATAATGAAGAAATAAAAGATTTATCAATTGTTTTAAAAGATGTTCTTTTGAGAATTAAACTTCTTTTAAATGACCCCCCCTATAATTTTGTAATTCACACATCCCCTGTTATAAGACCAAGACCTGGAAGACCTTATTATTGGGAGACAATACATCTTGATTACCATTTTCATATTGAGATAATACCAAGAATAACTTATATTGCAGGTTTTGAGTGGGGTTCAGGTTTTTATATAAATCCAATATCTCCTGAGGAGGCGGCAAGGTATTTAAGGGAAGTAAAATAA